One genomic segment of Falco biarmicus isolate bFalBia1 chromosome 15, bFalBia1.pri, whole genome shotgun sequence includes these proteins:
- the N4BP1 gene encoding NEDD4-binding protein 1 isoform X4, whose product MHCIFVGAQSLFLNSLIQDTCADIMVLEIGLLSIKGVTEAVVMAQSHVQQFVKLFENNESLLSDNESEIKKQFRQFVESHADKYTMDLLILPSSLKRELLILTQTECCEVESEIIDLTGSESPTEFLQNEASKVITTNGDGRAGSEEARNSAGTPVTELTKQMDTVFSDAPETGFSPINVMPLSEAVVPKERQSCKRRSSHDEERLPKKPFSLENDQEVKPASHSNPSDSKAITDLFSDSYSESDDPSYCLKEAGDTSEEMEYTILVNFFRTMGYSQNIVEKVIGILGQSVEPLTLLEEIEKENIKFQKEHEQSSQKPRTINPPLGSNANNSQKLEDKGISSNRSPLKSSHTSNETKNEHHKIRDSPSIQVNAEGKTHMLVHKPASPSNKNSTVCYKQRGTYCPDKNHSSRSGDVETDGVNSGVTQALKDADFVARGSSDVQHSSTKIKTAVQQKSAGPSIVQNSHPVFEDQFGHCSSSPVRFQNQRLSQTSDSENLTPDHVLSTQIHPSDSDRETVGPRRHHSDPSITGVQRFLDSLKKPYKLELKNEPGNPYLKHIIIDGSNVAISHGLRKFFSCRGIAIAVDYFWKRGHRNITVFVPQWRTRRDPSTTEQDFLTQLQDVGILSLTPARMVLGTRIASHDDRFLLHLADKTGGVIVTNDNFREFVTESLAWRDIIQKRLLQYTFAGDIFMVPDDPLGRNGPRLDDFLRSEGCSRDFWSAQNALQRSGQHYSETSFSVPVLKPTSSSQQSKNRVLDDHSSTWLPLETNTQACLAGPPQRSASETVQLREALIKIFPDYEQRQKIDKILADHPFMRDLNALSAMVLD is encoded by the exons ATGCACTGCATCTTTGTTGGTGCACAGAGCCTGTTTCTCAACAGTCTTATTCAGGATACCTGTGCAGATATAATGGTGCTGGAAATAGGATTGCTCAGTATTAAGGGGGTGACAGAAGCTGTTGTTATGGCTCAAAGTCATGTTCAGCAGTTTGTGAAGCTTTTTGAGAATAATGAAAGCTTATTAAGTGACAACGAATCAGAGattaaaaagcaattcagaCAATTCGTGGAATCACATGCAGATAAGTATACAATGGATTTACTGATTTTGCCTAGCTCACTAAAAAGAGAACTCCTAATTCTCACACAAACTGAATGTTGTGAAGTGGAGAGTGAGATCATAGATCTTACAGGTTCTGAAAGCCCAACAGAGTTTTTACAGAATGAAGCCTCCAAGGTAATCACTACAAACGGAGATGGAAGAGCAGGTAGTGAGGAAGCAAGAAACAGTGCTGGGACACCTGTAACTGAGCTTACAAAGCAAATGGACACTGTGTTTTCTGATGCTCCTGAAACAGGTTTTAGTCCCATAAATGTTATGCCTCTGTCAGAGGCAGTGGTGCCTAAAGAAAGGCAGTCATGTAAAAGAAGATCTTCGCACGATGAGGAAAGACTCCCTAAAAAGCCGTTCTCTTTGGAAAATGATCAGGAAGTGAAACCTGCCTCACACAGTAATCCTTCAGACAGCAAGGCAATTACTGATCTGTTTTCAGATAGCTACAGTGAATCAGATGATCCTAGTTATTGCCTTAAAGAAGCTGGTGATACCAGTGAGGAAATGGAATATACGATTCTTGTGAACTTTTTCAGAACAATGGGATATTCCCAAAATATTGTAGAAAAAGTTATTGGTATCCTGGGACAATCTGTGGAACCATTAACATTGCTAGaagaaattgaaaaggaaaatataaaatttcaaaaagaaCATGAGCAGTCATCTCAAAAGCCTAGAACTATCAATCCTCCTTTAGGGAGTAATGCAAATAATTCACAAAAGCTAGAAGACAAAGGCATTTCTAGCAATAGAAGTCCACTTAAATCGAGTCATActtcaaatgaaacaaaaaatgaacatCACAAAATAAGAGATTCACCAAGCATACAAGTCAACGCAGAAGGTAAAACGCATATGTTAGTACACAAACCTGCTTCTCCTTCCAATAAAAATTCAACTGTATGCTATAAACAAAGAGGCACTTACTGTCCTGATAAGAATCACAGTTCAAGGTCGGGTGATGTAGAAACTGATGGTGTAAATTCTGGCGTTACACAAGCTCTAAAAGATGCTGATTTTGTAGCCAGAGGGAGCTCAGATGTGCAGCATTCCTCAACTAAGATTAAAACTGCAGTTCAGCAAAAATCTGCAGGGCCCTCAATTGTACAGAATAGTCATCCTGTTTTTGAGGACCAATTTGGACACTGCAGCTCTTCTCCAGTGAGATTTCAGAACCAACGCCTTTCCCAAACCTCAGATTCTGAAAATCTTACCCCAGACCATGTATTGTCTACACAAATACATCCTTCAGATTCTGATAGAGAGACAGTGGGACCACGCAGACATCATTCTGATCCTTCAATTACTGGAGTCCAAAGATTTTTGGATTCTCTGAAAAAGCCATACAAACTGGAGTTGAAAAATGAACCTGGGAATCCATATTTAAAACATATCATTATTGATGGAAGCAATGTTGCAATTTC TCATGGTCTAAGGAAATTCTTCTCCTGTCGAGGAATTGCAATAGCTGTTGACTACTTTTGGAAACGTGGCCATAGAAATATTACTGTATTTGTTCCACAGTGGAGAACAAGACGTGATCCTTCCACTACAG AGCAGGATTTCTTAACGCAGCTCCAAGATGTTGGAATATTGTCTTTAACCCCTGCAAGGATGGTTTTAGGAACAAGAATTGCTTCTCATGACGACAG GTTTTTGTTACACCTTGCTGATAAAACTGGAGGTGTTATTGTGACTAATGATAACTTCAGAGAATTTGTGACAGAATCACTTGCCTGGAGAGACATTATTCAAAAAAG GTTGCTGCAGTACACTTTTGCTGGTGACATATTTATGGTTCCTGATGATCCTTTGGGAAGAAATGGGCCTAGATTAGATGACTTCCTTCGGAGTGAAGGCTGTTCTAG AGATTTTTGGTCAGCACAAAACGCTTTACAGAGAAGCGGACAACATTATTCTGAGACATCCTTCTCCGTACCAGTCCTCAAACCAACTAGTAGCAGTCAACAGTCTAAAAACAGAGTACTTGATGATCACTCATCAACGTGGCTTCCACTGGAAACAAACACACAGGCTTGCCTAGCAGGGCCACCACAGAGATCTGCCTCAGAAACAGTACAGCTAAGAGAAGCTCTGATAAAAATTTTTCCTGACTATGAGCAAAGACAGAAGATTGATAAAATACTAGCTGATCATCCATTCATGAGAGATCTTAATGCACTGTCTGCCATGGTGCTTGACTGA
- the N4BP1 gene encoding NEDD4-binding protein 1 isoform X2: MTSADCGWEPGDSPCCCPGARCDGRPERGAALMAARWAARGSQPERGVDEFTVPAEKSRLLEGSRGRIESLFEVRLAVLRAQGDWRSAIPPPGQPLPAASRIWVQLAGGGKAVRSAKEYIKGLCEPELEEKEYYPKDMHCIFVGAQSLFLNSLIQDTCADIMVLEIGLLSIKGVTEAVVMAQSHVQQFVKLFENNESLLSDNESEIKKQFRQFVESHADKYTMDLLILPSSLKRELLILTQTECCEVESEIIDLTGSESPTEFLQNEASKVITTNGDGRAGSEEARNSAGTPVTELTKQMDTVFSDAPETGFSPINVMPLSEAVVPKERQSCKRRSSHDEERLPKKPFSLENDQEVKPASHSNPSDSKAITDLFSDSYSESDDPSYCLKEAGDTSEEMEYTILVNFFRTMGYSQNIVEKVIGILGQSVEPLTLLEEIEKENIKFQKEHEQSSQKPRTINPPLGSNANNSQKLEDKGISSNRSPLKSSHTSNETKNEHHKIRDSPSIQVNAEGKTHMLVHKPASPSNKNSTVCYKQRGTYCPDKNHSSRSGDVETDGVNSGVTQALKDADFVARGSSDVQHSSTKIKTAVQQKSAGPSIVQNSHPVFEDQFGHCSSSPVRFQNQRLSQTSDSENLTPDHVLSTQIHPSDSDRETVGPRRHHSDPSITGVQRFLDSLKKPYKLELKNEPGNPYLKHIIIDGSNVAISHGLRKFFSCRGIAIAVDYFWKRGHRNITVFVPQWRTRRDPSTTEQDFLTQLQDVGILSLTPARMVLGTRIASHDDRFLLHLADKTGGVIVTNDNFREFVTESLAWRDIIQKRDFWSAQNALQRSGQHYSETSFSVPVLKPTSSSQQSKNRVLDDHSSTWLPLETNTQACLAGPPQRSASETVQLREALIKIFPDYEQRQKIDKILADHPFMRDLNALSAMVLD, translated from the exons ATGACGTCAGCAGACTGTGGTTGGGAGCCCGGGGATTCCCCGTGTTGTTGTCCCGGGGCCCGGTGCGATGGGCGGCCGGAGCGTGGGGCGGCGCTGATGGCGGCTCGCTGGGCTGCCCGCGGCTCCCAGCCGGAGCGGGGGGTGGACGAGTTCACCGTCCCTGCGGAAAAGAGCCGCCTCCTGGAGGGGAGCCGAGGCCGCATCGAAAGCTTGTTTGAGGTGCGGCTGGCCGTGCTGAGGGCGCAGGGGGACTGGCGGTCCGCGATCCCGCCGCCGGGCcagccgctgcccgccgcctcCAGGATCTGGGTGCAGCTGGCGGGCGGCGGGAAGGCCGTGCGCAGTGCCAAG gAGTATATTAAGGGACTTTGTGAACCTGAGCTAGAAGAAAAGGAGTACTACCCAAAGGACATGCACTGCATCTTTGTTGGTGCACAGAGCCTGTTTCTCAACAGTCTTATTCAGGATACCTGTGCAGATATAATGGTGCTGGAAATAGGATTGCTCAGTATTAAGGGGGTGACAGAAGCTGTTGTTATGGCTCAAAGTCATGTTCAGCAGTTTGTGAAGCTTTTTGAGAATAATGAAAGCTTATTAAGTGACAACGAATCAGAGattaaaaagcaattcagaCAATTCGTGGAATCACATGCAGATAAGTATACAATGGATTTACTGATTTTGCCTAGCTCACTAAAAAGAGAACTCCTAATTCTCACACAAACTGAATGTTGTGAAGTGGAGAGTGAGATCATAGATCTTACAGGTTCTGAAAGCCCAACAGAGTTTTTACAGAATGAAGCCTCCAAGGTAATCACTACAAACGGAGATGGAAGAGCAGGTAGTGAGGAAGCAAGAAACAGTGCTGGGACACCTGTAACTGAGCTTACAAAGCAAATGGACACTGTGTTTTCTGATGCTCCTGAAACAGGTTTTAGTCCCATAAATGTTATGCCTCTGTCAGAGGCAGTGGTGCCTAAAGAAAGGCAGTCATGTAAAAGAAGATCTTCGCACGATGAGGAAAGACTCCCTAAAAAGCCGTTCTCTTTGGAAAATGATCAGGAAGTGAAACCTGCCTCACACAGTAATCCTTCAGACAGCAAGGCAATTACTGATCTGTTTTCAGATAGCTACAGTGAATCAGATGATCCTAGTTATTGCCTTAAAGAAGCTGGTGATACCAGTGAGGAAATGGAATATACGATTCTTGTGAACTTTTTCAGAACAATGGGATATTCCCAAAATATTGTAGAAAAAGTTATTGGTATCCTGGGACAATCTGTGGAACCATTAACATTGCTAGaagaaattgaaaaggaaaatataaaatttcaaaaagaaCATGAGCAGTCATCTCAAAAGCCTAGAACTATCAATCCTCCTTTAGGGAGTAATGCAAATAATTCACAAAAGCTAGAAGACAAAGGCATTTCTAGCAATAGAAGTCCACTTAAATCGAGTCATActtcaaatgaaacaaaaaatgaacatCACAAAATAAGAGATTCACCAAGCATACAAGTCAACGCAGAAGGTAAAACGCATATGTTAGTACACAAACCTGCTTCTCCTTCCAATAAAAATTCAACTGTATGCTATAAACAAAGAGGCACTTACTGTCCTGATAAGAATCACAGTTCAAGGTCGGGTGATGTAGAAACTGATGGTGTAAATTCTGGCGTTACACAAGCTCTAAAAGATGCTGATTTTGTAGCCAGAGGGAGCTCAGATGTGCAGCATTCCTCAACTAAGATTAAAACTGCAGTTCAGCAAAAATCTGCAGGGCCCTCAATTGTACAGAATAGTCATCCTGTTTTTGAGGACCAATTTGGACACTGCAGCTCTTCTCCAGTGAGATTTCAGAACCAACGCCTTTCCCAAACCTCAGATTCTGAAAATCTTACCCCAGACCATGTATTGTCTACACAAATACATCCTTCAGATTCTGATAGAGAGACAGTGGGACCACGCAGACATCATTCTGATCCTTCAATTACTGGAGTCCAAAGATTTTTGGATTCTCTGAAAAAGCCATACAAACTGGAGTTGAAAAATGAACCTGGGAATCCATATTTAAAACATATCATTATTGATGGAAGCAATGTTGCAATTTC TCATGGTCTAAGGAAATTCTTCTCCTGTCGAGGAATTGCAATAGCTGTTGACTACTTTTGGAAACGTGGCCATAGAAATATTACTGTATTTGTTCCACAGTGGAGAACAAGACGTGATCCTTCCACTACAG AGCAGGATTTCTTAACGCAGCTCCAAGATGTTGGAATATTGTCTTTAACCCCTGCAAGGATGGTTTTAGGAACAAGAATTGCTTCTCATGACGACAG GTTTTTGTTACACCTTGCTGATAAAACTGGAGGTGTTATTGTGACTAATGATAACTTCAGAGAATTTGTGACAGAATCACTTGCCTGGAGAGACATTATTCAAAAAAG AGATTTTTGGTCAGCACAAAACGCTTTACAGAGAAGCGGACAACATTATTCTGAGACATCCTTCTCCGTACCAGTCCTCAAACCAACTAGTAGCAGTCAACAGTCTAAAAACAGAGTACTTGATGATCACTCATCAACGTGGCTTCCACTGGAAACAAACACACAGGCTTGCCTAGCAGGGCCACCACAGAGATCTGCCTCAGAAACAGTACAGCTAAGAGAAGCTCTGATAAAAATTTTTCCTGACTATGAGCAAAGACAGAAGATTGATAAAATACTAGCTGATCATCCATTCATGAGAGATCTTAATGCACTGTCTGCCATGGTGCTTGACTGA
- the N4BP1 gene encoding NEDD4-binding protein 1 isoform X3 yields MTSADCGWEPGDSPCCCPGARCDGRPERGAALMAARWAARGSQPERGVDEFTVPAEKSRLLEGSRGRIESLFEEYIKGLCEPELEEKEYYPKDMHCIFVGAQSLFLNSLIQDTCADIMVLEIGLLSIKGVTEAVVMAQSHVQQFVKLFENNESLLSDNESEIKKQFRQFVESHADKYTMDLLILPSSLKRELLILTQTECCEVESEIIDLTGSESPTEFLQNEASKVITTNGDGRAGSEEARNSAGTPVTELTKQMDTVFSDAPETGFSPINVMPLSEAVVPKERQSCKRRSSHDEERLPKKPFSLENDQEVKPASHSNPSDSKAITDLFSDSYSESDDPSYCLKEAGDTSEEMEYTILVNFFRTMGYSQNIVEKVIGILGQSVEPLTLLEEIEKENIKFQKEHEQSSQKPRTINPPLGSNANNSQKLEDKGISSNRSPLKSSHTSNETKNEHHKIRDSPSIQVNAEGKTHMLVHKPASPSNKNSTVCYKQRGTYCPDKNHSSRSGDVETDGVNSGVTQALKDADFVARGSSDVQHSSTKIKTAVQQKSAGPSIVQNSHPVFEDQFGHCSSSPVRFQNQRLSQTSDSENLTPDHVLSTQIHPSDSDRETVGPRRHHSDPSITGVQRFLDSLKKPYKLELKNEPGNPYLKHIIIDGSNVAISHGLRKFFSCRGIAIAVDYFWKRGHRNITVFVPQWRTRRDPSTTEQDFLTQLQDVGILSLTPARMVLGTRIASHDDRFLLHLADKTGGVIVTNDNFREFVTESLAWRDIIQKRLLQYTFAGDIFMVPDDPLGRNGPRLDDFLRSEGCSRDFWSAQNALQRSGQHYSETSFSVPVLKPTSSSQQSKNRVLDDHSSTWLPLETNTQACLAGPPQRSASETVQLREALIKIFPDYEQRQKIDKILADHPFMRDLNALSAMVLD; encoded by the exons ATGACGTCAGCAGACTGTGGTTGGGAGCCCGGGGATTCCCCGTGTTGTTGTCCCGGGGCCCGGTGCGATGGGCGGCCGGAGCGTGGGGCGGCGCTGATGGCGGCTCGCTGGGCTGCCCGCGGCTCCCAGCCGGAGCGGGGGGTGGACGAGTTCACCGTCCCTGCGGAAAAGAGCCGCCTCCTGGAGGGGAGCCGAGGCCGCATCGAAAGCTTGTTTGAG gAGTATATTAAGGGACTTTGTGAACCTGAGCTAGAAGAAAAGGAGTACTACCCAAAGGACATGCACTGCATCTTTGTTGGTGCACAGAGCCTGTTTCTCAACAGTCTTATTCAGGATACCTGTGCAGATATAATGGTGCTGGAAATAGGATTGCTCAGTATTAAGGGGGTGACAGAAGCTGTTGTTATGGCTCAAAGTCATGTTCAGCAGTTTGTGAAGCTTTTTGAGAATAATGAAAGCTTATTAAGTGACAACGAATCAGAGattaaaaagcaattcagaCAATTCGTGGAATCACATGCAGATAAGTATACAATGGATTTACTGATTTTGCCTAGCTCACTAAAAAGAGAACTCCTAATTCTCACACAAACTGAATGTTGTGAAGTGGAGAGTGAGATCATAGATCTTACAGGTTCTGAAAGCCCAACAGAGTTTTTACAGAATGAAGCCTCCAAGGTAATCACTACAAACGGAGATGGAAGAGCAGGTAGTGAGGAAGCAAGAAACAGTGCTGGGACACCTGTAACTGAGCTTACAAAGCAAATGGACACTGTGTTTTCTGATGCTCCTGAAACAGGTTTTAGTCCCATAAATGTTATGCCTCTGTCAGAGGCAGTGGTGCCTAAAGAAAGGCAGTCATGTAAAAGAAGATCTTCGCACGATGAGGAAAGACTCCCTAAAAAGCCGTTCTCTTTGGAAAATGATCAGGAAGTGAAACCTGCCTCACACAGTAATCCTTCAGACAGCAAGGCAATTACTGATCTGTTTTCAGATAGCTACAGTGAATCAGATGATCCTAGTTATTGCCTTAAAGAAGCTGGTGATACCAGTGAGGAAATGGAATATACGATTCTTGTGAACTTTTTCAGAACAATGGGATATTCCCAAAATATTGTAGAAAAAGTTATTGGTATCCTGGGACAATCTGTGGAACCATTAACATTGCTAGaagaaattgaaaaggaaaatataaaatttcaaaaagaaCATGAGCAGTCATCTCAAAAGCCTAGAACTATCAATCCTCCTTTAGGGAGTAATGCAAATAATTCACAAAAGCTAGAAGACAAAGGCATTTCTAGCAATAGAAGTCCACTTAAATCGAGTCATActtcaaatgaaacaaaaaatgaacatCACAAAATAAGAGATTCACCAAGCATACAAGTCAACGCAGAAGGTAAAACGCATATGTTAGTACACAAACCTGCTTCTCCTTCCAATAAAAATTCAACTGTATGCTATAAACAAAGAGGCACTTACTGTCCTGATAAGAATCACAGTTCAAGGTCGGGTGATGTAGAAACTGATGGTGTAAATTCTGGCGTTACACAAGCTCTAAAAGATGCTGATTTTGTAGCCAGAGGGAGCTCAGATGTGCAGCATTCCTCAACTAAGATTAAAACTGCAGTTCAGCAAAAATCTGCAGGGCCCTCAATTGTACAGAATAGTCATCCTGTTTTTGAGGACCAATTTGGACACTGCAGCTCTTCTCCAGTGAGATTTCAGAACCAACGCCTTTCCCAAACCTCAGATTCTGAAAATCTTACCCCAGACCATGTATTGTCTACACAAATACATCCTTCAGATTCTGATAGAGAGACAGTGGGACCACGCAGACATCATTCTGATCCTTCAATTACTGGAGTCCAAAGATTTTTGGATTCTCTGAAAAAGCCATACAAACTGGAGTTGAAAAATGAACCTGGGAATCCATATTTAAAACATATCATTATTGATGGAAGCAATGTTGCAATTTC TCATGGTCTAAGGAAATTCTTCTCCTGTCGAGGAATTGCAATAGCTGTTGACTACTTTTGGAAACGTGGCCATAGAAATATTACTGTATTTGTTCCACAGTGGAGAACAAGACGTGATCCTTCCACTACAG AGCAGGATTTCTTAACGCAGCTCCAAGATGTTGGAATATTGTCTTTAACCCCTGCAAGGATGGTTTTAGGAACAAGAATTGCTTCTCATGACGACAG GTTTTTGTTACACCTTGCTGATAAAACTGGAGGTGTTATTGTGACTAATGATAACTTCAGAGAATTTGTGACAGAATCACTTGCCTGGAGAGACATTATTCAAAAAAG GTTGCTGCAGTACACTTTTGCTGGTGACATATTTATGGTTCCTGATGATCCTTTGGGAAGAAATGGGCCTAGATTAGATGACTTCCTTCGGAGTGAAGGCTGTTCTAG AGATTTTTGGTCAGCACAAAACGCTTTACAGAGAAGCGGACAACATTATTCTGAGACATCCTTCTCCGTACCAGTCCTCAAACCAACTAGTAGCAGTCAACAGTCTAAAAACAGAGTACTTGATGATCACTCATCAACGTGGCTTCCACTGGAAACAAACACACAGGCTTGCCTAGCAGGGCCACCACAGAGATCTGCCTCAGAAACAGTACAGCTAAGAGAAGCTCTGATAAAAATTTTTCCTGACTATGAGCAAAGACAGAAGATTGATAAAATACTAGCTGATCATCCATTCATGAGAGATCTTAATGCACTGTCTGCCATGGTGCTTGACTGA
- the N4BP1 gene encoding NEDD4-binding protein 1 isoform X1, translating to MTSADCGWEPGDSPCCCPGARCDGRPERGAALMAARWAARGSQPERGVDEFTVPAEKSRLLEGSRGRIESLFEVRLAVLRAQGDWRSAIPPPGQPLPAASRIWVQLAGGGKAVRSAKEYIKGLCEPELEEKEYYPKDMHCIFVGAQSLFLNSLIQDTCADIMVLEIGLLSIKGVTEAVVMAQSHVQQFVKLFENNESLLSDNESEIKKQFRQFVESHADKYTMDLLILPSSLKRELLILTQTECCEVESEIIDLTGSESPTEFLQNEASKVITTNGDGRAGSEEARNSAGTPVTELTKQMDTVFSDAPETGFSPINVMPLSEAVVPKERQSCKRRSSHDEERLPKKPFSLENDQEVKPASHSNPSDSKAITDLFSDSYSESDDPSYCLKEAGDTSEEMEYTILVNFFRTMGYSQNIVEKVIGILGQSVEPLTLLEEIEKENIKFQKEHEQSSQKPRTINPPLGSNANNSQKLEDKGISSNRSPLKSSHTSNETKNEHHKIRDSPSIQVNAEGKTHMLVHKPASPSNKNSTVCYKQRGTYCPDKNHSSRSGDVETDGVNSGVTQALKDADFVARGSSDVQHSSTKIKTAVQQKSAGPSIVQNSHPVFEDQFGHCSSSPVRFQNQRLSQTSDSENLTPDHVLSTQIHPSDSDRETVGPRRHHSDPSITGVQRFLDSLKKPYKLELKNEPGNPYLKHIIIDGSNVAISHGLRKFFSCRGIAIAVDYFWKRGHRNITVFVPQWRTRRDPSTTEQDFLTQLQDVGILSLTPARMVLGTRIASHDDRFLLHLADKTGGVIVTNDNFREFVTESLAWRDIIQKRLLQYTFAGDIFMVPDDPLGRNGPRLDDFLRSEGCSRDFWSAQNALQRSGQHYSETSFSVPVLKPTSSSQQSKNRVLDDHSSTWLPLETNTQACLAGPPQRSASETVQLREALIKIFPDYEQRQKIDKILADHPFMRDLNALSAMVLD from the exons ATGACGTCAGCAGACTGTGGTTGGGAGCCCGGGGATTCCCCGTGTTGTTGTCCCGGGGCCCGGTGCGATGGGCGGCCGGAGCGTGGGGCGGCGCTGATGGCGGCTCGCTGGGCTGCCCGCGGCTCCCAGCCGGAGCGGGGGGTGGACGAGTTCACCGTCCCTGCGGAAAAGAGCCGCCTCCTGGAGGGGAGCCGAGGCCGCATCGAAAGCTTGTTTGAGGTGCGGCTGGCCGTGCTGAGGGCGCAGGGGGACTGGCGGTCCGCGATCCCGCCGCCGGGCcagccgctgcccgccgcctcCAGGATCTGGGTGCAGCTGGCGGGCGGCGGGAAGGCCGTGCGCAGTGCCAAG gAGTATATTAAGGGACTTTGTGAACCTGAGCTAGAAGAAAAGGAGTACTACCCAAAGGACATGCACTGCATCTTTGTTGGTGCACAGAGCCTGTTTCTCAACAGTCTTATTCAGGATACCTGTGCAGATATAATGGTGCTGGAAATAGGATTGCTCAGTATTAAGGGGGTGACAGAAGCTGTTGTTATGGCTCAAAGTCATGTTCAGCAGTTTGTGAAGCTTTTTGAGAATAATGAAAGCTTATTAAGTGACAACGAATCAGAGattaaaaagcaattcagaCAATTCGTGGAATCACATGCAGATAAGTATACAATGGATTTACTGATTTTGCCTAGCTCACTAAAAAGAGAACTCCTAATTCTCACACAAACTGAATGTTGTGAAGTGGAGAGTGAGATCATAGATCTTACAGGTTCTGAAAGCCCAACAGAGTTTTTACAGAATGAAGCCTCCAAGGTAATCACTACAAACGGAGATGGAAGAGCAGGTAGTGAGGAAGCAAGAAACAGTGCTGGGACACCTGTAACTGAGCTTACAAAGCAAATGGACACTGTGTTTTCTGATGCTCCTGAAACAGGTTTTAGTCCCATAAATGTTATGCCTCTGTCAGAGGCAGTGGTGCCTAAAGAAAGGCAGTCATGTAAAAGAAGATCTTCGCACGATGAGGAAAGACTCCCTAAAAAGCCGTTCTCTTTGGAAAATGATCAGGAAGTGAAACCTGCCTCACACAGTAATCCTTCAGACAGCAAGGCAATTACTGATCTGTTTTCAGATAGCTACAGTGAATCAGATGATCCTAGTTATTGCCTTAAAGAAGCTGGTGATACCAGTGAGGAAATGGAATATACGATTCTTGTGAACTTTTTCAGAACAATGGGATATTCCCAAAATATTGTAGAAAAAGTTATTGGTATCCTGGGACAATCTGTGGAACCATTAACATTGCTAGaagaaattgaaaaggaaaatataaaatttcaaaaagaaCATGAGCAGTCATCTCAAAAGCCTAGAACTATCAATCCTCCTTTAGGGAGTAATGCAAATAATTCACAAAAGCTAGAAGACAAAGGCATTTCTAGCAATAGAAGTCCACTTAAATCGAGTCATActtcaaatgaaacaaaaaatgaacatCACAAAATAAGAGATTCACCAAGCATACAAGTCAACGCAGAAGGTAAAACGCATATGTTAGTACACAAACCTGCTTCTCCTTCCAATAAAAATTCAACTGTATGCTATAAACAAAGAGGCACTTACTGTCCTGATAAGAATCACAGTTCAAGGTCGGGTGATGTAGAAACTGATGGTGTAAATTCTGGCGTTACACAAGCTCTAAAAGATGCTGATTTTGTAGCCAGAGGGAGCTCAGATGTGCAGCATTCCTCAACTAAGATTAAAACTGCAGTTCAGCAAAAATCTGCAGGGCCCTCAATTGTACAGAATAGTCATCCTGTTTTTGAGGACCAATTTGGACACTGCAGCTCTTCTCCAGTGAGATTTCAGAACCAACGCCTTTCCCAAACCTCAGATTCTGAAAATCTTACCCCAGACCATGTATTGTCTACACAAATACATCCTTCAGATTCTGATAGAGAGACAGTGGGACCACGCAGACATCATTCTGATCCTTCAATTACTGGAGTCCAAAGATTTTTGGATTCTCTGAAAAAGCCATACAAACTGGAGTTGAAAAATGAACCTGGGAATCCATATTTAAAACATATCATTATTGATGGAAGCAATGTTGCAATTTC TCATGGTCTAAGGAAATTCTTCTCCTGTCGAGGAATTGCAATAGCTGTTGACTACTTTTGGAAACGTGGCCATAGAAATATTACTGTATTTGTTCCACAGTGGAGAACAAGACGTGATCCTTCCACTACAG AGCAGGATTTCTTAACGCAGCTCCAAGATGTTGGAATATTGTCTTTAACCCCTGCAAGGATGGTTTTAGGAACAAGAATTGCTTCTCATGACGACAG GTTTTTGTTACACCTTGCTGATAAAACTGGAGGTGTTATTGTGACTAATGATAACTTCAGAGAATTTGTGACAGAATCACTTGCCTGGAGAGACATTATTCAAAAAAG GTTGCTGCAGTACACTTTTGCTGGTGACATATTTATGGTTCCTGATGATCCTTTGGGAAGAAATGGGCCTAGATTAGATGACTTCCTTCGGAGTGAAGGCTGTTCTAG AGATTTTTGGTCAGCACAAAACGCTTTACAGAGAAGCGGACAACATTATTCTGAGACATCCTTCTCCGTACCAGTCCTCAAACCAACTAGTAGCAGTCAACAGTCTAAAAACAGAGTACTTGATGATCACTCATCAACGTGGCTTCCACTGGAAACAAACACACAGGCTTGCCTAGCAGGGCCACCACAGAGATCTGCCTCAGAAACAGTACAGCTAAGAGAAGCTCTGATAAAAATTTTTCCTGACTATGAGCAAAGACAGAAGATTGATAAAATACTAGCTGATCATCCATTCATGAGAGATCTTAATGCACTGTCTGCCATGGTGCTTGACTGA